A portion of the Bacillus sp. es.034 genome contains these proteins:
- the hisH gene encoding imidazole glycerol phosphate synthase subunit HisH, translating to MIGIVDYGMGNLFSVSKALERLNVPYFISDVQEELLSADGLILPGVGAFKDAMSLLKTTHLKETILTFAESGKSLLGICLGMQLLFEESKENGMTKGLALLPGEVLRIPKEDSEGNAFKVPHMGWNLLRYQKNSTLLEGLTEGYVYFVHSYYVHEGSKDVIVASADYAGVEIPAVVSRDNIYGMQFHPEKSGELGMQLLENFTKRVKERVS from the coding sequence ATGATTGGAATTGTGGATTATGGAATGGGAAATCTGTTCAGTGTCAGTAAAGCACTGGAACGATTGAACGTCCCTTACTTTATAAGTGATGTACAAGAAGAGTTATTGAGTGCTGATGGGTTGATTTTGCCCGGGGTCGGGGCCTTTAAGGATGCTATGAGTCTCCTTAAAACCACCCATCTGAAAGAGACGATCCTGACGTTTGCGGAAAGCGGTAAGTCGCTCCTTGGCATTTGTTTAGGCATGCAGCTCCTATTTGAGGAAAGTAAGGAAAATGGAATGACGAAGGGATTGGCTCTGCTGCCTGGGGAAGTGCTCCGCATTCCGAAAGAAGATAGTGAAGGGAATGCCTTTAAAGTCCCTCATATGGGCTGGAACCTTCTACGTTACCAGAAAAACTCCACCCTTTTAGAAGGGTTAACGGAAGGCTATGTTTACTTTGTGCATTCCTATTATGTGCACGAAGGATCCAAAGACGTGATTGTGGCAAGCGCAGATTACGCGGGAGTGGAGATTCCGGCCGTCGTTAGTCGTGACAATATTTACGGCATGCAGTTCCACCCTGAAAAAAGCGGTGAGCTTGGCATGCAGCTGTTAGAAAACTTTACAAAACGGGTGAAGGAGAGGGTCTCATGA
- a CDS encoding acyltransferase produces MRRTTRYPVEGANSLWHVYKTVPFGKVVKNFIVIQLARYTPFLGMKNWLYKTFLRMKIGEHTSFALMVMLDVMFPEKISVGRNTVIGYNTTILAHEYLIKEYRLGEVEIGSEVMIGANTTVLPGVKIGDGAIVSAGTLVHKDVPAGAFVGGNPMKVIYTKDELAERWREDSIYGLNKEE; encoded by the coding sequence ATGAGACGGACGACCCGCTATCCTGTTGAAGGAGCAAATTCCCTCTGGCATGTGTACAAAACCGTACCATTCGGGAAGGTCGTCAAAAATTTCATCGTCATCCAGCTCGCGCGATACACGCCGTTTTTAGGGATGAAGAATTGGCTGTATAAGACGTTTCTGAGGATGAAGATCGGTGAACACACGTCATTCGCCCTGATGGTGATGCTGGATGTGATGTTTCCGGAGAAGATTTCAGTGGGACGGAATACGGTCATCGGCTATAATACAACGATCCTTGCCCATGAGTATTTGATCAAAGAGTACCGCCTGGGAGAGGTGGAGATCGGATCGGAAGTGATGATCGGTGCCAACACGACGGTATTACCGGGCGTGAAGATCGGTGACGGTGCCATCGTCTCGGCAGGTACCCTTGTACATAAAGACGTTCCGGCAGGGGCCTTCGTCGGTGGGAATCCGATGAAAGTCATCTATACGAAAGACGAGTTGGCCGAAAGATGGCGGGAAGACAGCATCTATGGGTTGAATAAAGAAGAATAA
- the ppaX gene encoding pyrophosphatase PpaX, which produces MSRITTILFDLDGTLINTNDLIISSFLHTLNHYYPGQYGEEDVHPFMGPPLEESFGGLDPDKMEEMCAHYRAYNHEHHDSLVTEFEGVYETVKTLYDNGYKLAIVSTKVRDVVLKGLDLMNLRPFFDVIITLDEVENAKPHPEPIEKALVLLGSSPSEAIMIGDNHHDILAGKNAGVLSAGVAWSAKGREHLAHYEPDFMLEDMKDLLAIVGAPTA; this is translated from the coding sequence ATGAGCAGGATTACAACAATTCTATTTGACTTGGATGGGACATTGATCAACACGAATGATCTGATCATTTCATCCTTTTTGCATACATTGAATCATTATTATCCGGGGCAATACGGGGAAGAGGACGTTCATCCTTTTATGGGACCGCCCCTTGAAGAGTCCTTCGGTGGATTGGATCCCGATAAGATGGAAGAAATGTGTGCTCACTATCGTGCCTACAATCACGAGCATCATGATTCCCTCGTGACAGAGTTCGAGGGAGTCTATGAAACCGTGAAGACCCTTTACGACAATGGTTACAAATTAGCGATCGTGTCGACGAAGGTCCGTGATGTGGTATTGAAAGGATTGGATCTGATGAATCTTCGTCCGTTCTTTGACGTCATCATCACCCTGGATGAGGTGGAGAACGCGAAGCCCCATCCAGAACCGATCGAAAAAGCACTGGTGCTATTGGGATCTTCCCCTTCTGAAGCCATCATGATCGGAGACAATCACCACGACATTTTAGCCGGGAAAAATGCAGGCGTCCTGTCTGCAGGTGTTGCCTGGAGTGCTAAGGGAAGAGAACATCTTGCCCACTACGAACCGGACTTCATGCTTGAAGACATGAAGGACTTACTGGCGATCGTTGGAGCTCCGACTGCATGA
- the hisA gene encoding 1-(5-phosphoribosyl)-5-[(5-phosphoribosylamino)methylideneamino]imidazole-4-carboxamide isomerase — protein MSFTIYPAIDMRGGKCVRLVQGDYNQETVYGDSPFDMAKKFAGEGAEWIHMVDLDGAKEGSRINDEFVIAVTEKLDAKVQIGGGIRSKDDIEHYLNRGVDRVIIGSIAVSNTELVKEWLREYGDKIAIGLDAKDGYVATHGWLETSALKAVDLGKELAEAGAETFIFTDIATDGMLSGPNVEAVVDLAEQTGKSVIASGGISSLEDLRTLKEYESRGVSGAICGKSLYTGKFTVSEAVNEVRSC, from the coding sequence ATGAGTTTTACGATTTATCCAGCCATCGATATGCGAGGCGGGAAATGCGTACGATTGGTGCAGGGGGATTATAATCAGGAAACGGTGTACGGAGACTCCCCGTTCGATATGGCGAAGAAATTCGCGGGTGAAGGCGCAGAGTGGATCCATATGGTGGATCTTGACGGAGCAAAGGAAGGCTCTCGGATCAATGATGAATTCGTGATTGCCGTTACAGAAAAACTCGATGCCAAGGTTCAAATCGGAGGAGGCATCCGCTCCAAAGACGATATCGAACACTATTTGAACAGGGGTGTCGACCGTGTCATCATTGGCAGCATTGCTGTTTCCAACACGGAATTAGTGAAAGAATGGCTTCGGGAATATGGAGATAAGATCGCTATCGGACTTGATGCGAAGGATGGCTATGTGGCGACCCATGGCTGGCTGGAAACCTCTGCTCTTAAAGCAGTCGATCTTGGAAAGGAACTCGCTGAAGCCGGTGCGGAAACATTCATTTTTACCGATATTGCCACAGACGGAATGCTATCTGGTCCCAATGTTGAAGCAGTTGTGGATCTTGCCGAACAAACGGGGAAATCAGTGATTGCGTCTGGAGGCATTAGCTCACTGGAAGATCTGAGGACGTTAAAGGAATATGAATCCCGTGGCGTATCAGGGGCCATTTGCGGGAAATCCCTTTACACAGGGAAGTTCACTGTCAGTGAGGCTGTAAACGAGGTGAGGTCATGTTAA
- the lgt gene encoding prolipoprotein diacylglyceryl transferase, producing the protein MNENITPIDPIAISLGPIQVHWYGVIIGLGIALGLYLVIRESKRLGLHPDTFIDLLVWAIPIAIICARIYYVAFEWDNYYADHPGDIIKVWNGGIAIHGALIGSVLTTVVFAKVKGLSFWKLTDIAAPSIILGQAIGRWGNFVNQEAHGGEVSRAFLEGLKLPDFIINQMYIDGAYYQPTFLYESLWSFAGLILLLVLRRKADWLRRGELFLVYVVWYSIGRFYVEGLRTDSLMLGSLRFAQVISIVLIIAAIAVFFYRRKAGLAQKAYDEKADTVNA; encoded by the coding sequence ATGAACGAGAATATTACGCCAATCGATCCTATTGCCATTTCACTCGGTCCGATCCAGGTACACTGGTATGGAGTCATCATCGGACTTGGAATTGCTCTGGGACTATACTTAGTCATCCGTGAAAGCAAGCGTTTAGGTCTTCATCCTGATACCTTCATCGATTTGCTCGTCTGGGCGATTCCCATCGCCATTATCTGCGCGAGGATATATTATGTTGCCTTTGAGTGGGACAATTATTATGCCGATCACCCCGGGGATATCATCAAAGTATGGAATGGCGGGATTGCCATCCATGGCGCGTTGATCGGATCCGTTCTGACCACGGTTGTTTTTGCGAAAGTGAAAGGACTGTCTTTCTGGAAACTGACGGATATCGCCGCACCAAGCATCATCCTCGGTCAGGCGATCGGACGCTGGGGGAACTTTGTAAACCAGGAGGCCCACGGTGGTGAAGTGTCACGTGCATTCCTTGAAGGTTTAAAGCTTCCTGATTTTATCATCAATCAAATGTATATTGACGGTGCGTATTACCAGCCTACCTTCTTATATGAATCTCTTTGGAGTTTCGCAGGGTTGATCCTGCTTCTTGTCCTGAGAAGAAAAGCCGACTGGCTGCGCCGGGGGGAATTGTTCCTCGTATATGTAGTATGGTATTCGATCGGACGCTTCTATGTAGAGGGACTGAGGACGGATAGTCTGATGCTCGGATCTTTAAGATTCGCTCAAGTGATTTCCATCGTCCTGATCATTGCCGCGATTGCTGTGTTCTTTTACAGAAGAAAAGCGGGTCTTGCCCAAAAGGCATACGATGAAAAGGCAGATACAGTGAACGCATAA
- a CDS encoding nucleoside recognition domain-containing protein, which translates to MWMSSLKNGGLTGLKTTWSLGKVIFPITLIVFLLQYTPVLPWIMEKISPFMRLLGLSGDAAIPLVLGNFLNLYAGIGGILSLDLTVKEVFIIAVMLSFSHNLFIESTVASKVGVKIWLIVTVRIGLALLSAVIINLVWSGGSDIAKYGMMPPQQAEPDGWGEIVLLGLEKAGFGVLQLALIVIPLMIIIQVMKDLKWMDAFSRWMSPATRALGMNENTSTTMVAGLVIGLAYGAGVMIQAVKEDGVSKKDVTIAFLFLVACHAVVEDTVIFIPLGIPVLPLLLIRLVTAILLTMAVAYIWNKVDAKKEKELHYEQDYNNSI; encoded by the coding sequence ATGTGGATGTCATCTTTGAAAAATGGCGGACTCACAGGATTGAAAACGACGTGGTCATTGGGGAAAGTCATTTTTCCCATTACGCTGATCGTCTTTTTGCTGCAGTACACACCGGTCCTGCCGTGGATCATGGAGAAGATCTCGCCGTTCATGAGGCTTCTCGGTCTTTCTGGTGATGCGGCGATTCCCCTTGTCCTTGGGAATTTTCTTAACCTATATGCAGGGATCGGAGGGATTTTGTCCCTTGATTTAACGGTGAAAGAAGTCTTCATCATTGCGGTGATGCTGTCTTTCTCACATAATCTGTTCATTGAATCGACGGTCGCGTCAAAAGTGGGCGTGAAAATCTGGCTGATTGTCACGGTGAGGATCGGACTCGCCCTTCTGTCTGCCGTCATCATCAATCTCGTATGGAGCGGTGGATCTGATATTGCCAAGTATGGCATGATGCCACCACAACAGGCGGAGCCCGATGGATGGGGTGAGATCGTCTTACTTGGCCTTGAGAAAGCAGGGTTCGGTGTCCTTCAATTGGCGCTGATCGTCATTCCCCTGATGATCATCATTCAGGTGATGAAAGATTTGAAATGGATGGATGCATTTTCCCGCTGGATGTCCCCTGCTACACGGGCCCTCGGGATGAATGAGAATACGTCGACGACAATGGTGGCGGGACTCGTCATCGGTCTTGCCTACGGGGCGGGTGTCATGATCCAGGCGGTCAAGGAAGATGGAGTGAGTAAGAAAGATGTCACGATCGCTTTCCTCTTTTTAGTGGCATGTCACGCAGTGGTGGAGGATACAGTGATCTTCATCCCCCTTGGCATACCTGTACTGCCACTTCTTTTGATCAGGTTGGTGACCGCCATCCTGTTAACCATGGCAGTCGCATATATCTGGAATAAAGTTGATGCTAAGAAAGAAAAGGAGCTGCATTATGAGCAGGATTACAACAATTCTATTTGA
- the hisB gene encoding imidazoleglycerol-phosphate dehydratase HisB, whose protein sequence is MRSAEIVRKTNETDIRLSFGIDGEGNSKIETGVPFMSHMMDLFTKHGQFDCTIEANGDTEVDDHHTTEDIGICLGQALLESLGDKKGIKRYGSAMVPMDEALAQVVVDLSNRPHLEFRAELPSQKVGTFDTELVHEFLWKLALEARMNLHVIVHYGHNTHHIIEAIFKALGRALDEATTIDPRVKGVPSTKGML, encoded by the coding sequence GTGAGAAGTGCAGAGATTGTGCGTAAGACGAATGAGACAGATATCCGGTTGAGTTTTGGAATCGATGGGGAAGGGAATTCGAAGATCGAGACAGGGGTCCCGTTCATGAGTCATATGATGGATCTATTCACGAAGCATGGACAATTTGATTGTACGATTGAGGCAAACGGGGACACGGAGGTCGACGATCACCATACGACAGAGGATATCGGGATCTGCCTCGGCCAGGCATTGCTTGAATCACTGGGAGATAAGAAAGGCATCAAGCGTTATGGATCGGCCATGGTCCCGATGGATGAAGCCCTGGCTCAAGTCGTGGTGGACCTGAGTAACCGCCCTCACCTTGAATTCCGTGCAGAACTTCCCAGTCAGAAAGTGGGGACATTCGATACGGAGCTTGTTCATGAATTCCTTTGGAAGCTCGCCCTTGAAGCAAGGATGAACCTTCATGTCATCGTGCATTACGGTCACAATACCCACCATATCATTGAAGCGATCTTCAAAGCACTGGGACGCGCCCTGGATGAAGCGACCACAATCGATCCCCGTGTAAAAGGGGTACCATCAACGAAGGGGATGTTATGA
- the hisG gene encoding ATP phosphoribosyltransferase: MMSSLTIAMPKGRIFEEAVELLRKADYNLPPEFDDSRKLIIEVPEEDLRFILAKPMDVPTYVEHGVADLGIAGKDVMLEEERDVYELLDLRISGCYLAVAGLPNTKMSDVAPKIATKYPNVASSYFREQGEQVEIIKLNGSIELAPLIGLADRIVDIVSTGRTLKENGLVEYETIVGITSRLIVNPVSYRMKDEKIEDLVTRLTRIIE; the protein is encoded by the coding sequence ATCATGAGTTCATTGACGATTGCCATGCCTAAAGGCAGGATATTCGAAGAAGCAGTGGAACTATTAAGGAAGGCCGATTACAATCTTCCGCCTGAATTCGATGATTCACGAAAGCTCATCATCGAAGTGCCCGAGGAGGATCTGCGTTTCATCCTCGCCAAACCAATGGATGTCCCGACCTATGTGGAGCATGGTGTCGCTGACTTAGGGATTGCCGGGAAGGACGTCATGCTTGAAGAAGAGAGGGACGTATATGAGCTCCTCGACCTGCGGATCAGCGGATGTTACTTGGCGGTTGCGGGACTTCCGAACACGAAGATGAGTGATGTGGCGCCGAAGATCGCGACGAAATATCCCAATGTCGCTTCATCCTATTTCCGGGAGCAGGGGGAGCAGGTGGAAATCATTAAATTGAACGGATCCATCGAACTCGCCCCATTGATCGGGCTTGCCGACCGCATCGTCGATATTGTATCAACGGGTCGGACCCTGAAAGAAAACGGCCTCGTCGAATATGAAACCATCGTCGGCATCACTTCACGCCTCATCGTCAACCCCGTCAGCTACCGGATGAAAGACGAAAAAATCGAAGACCTCGTCACCCGGCTGACGCGCATCATCGAGTGA
- the hprK gene encoding HPr(Ser) kinase/phosphatase codes for MAKVRTKDIVEKFKLELVGGEEGLHRPITTSDISRPGLEIAGYFNYYPAERIQLLGKTELSFLELLDEAERKRRMEALCTDITPGIIISRDLEIPDELVEAANRYDVPVMRSSMKTTRFSSRLTNYLESKLAPTTAIHGVLVDIYGVGVLITGKSGVGKSETALELVKRGHRLVADDCVEIRQEDMDTLIGSSPELIEHLLEIRGLGIINVMTLFGAGAVRNYKRITLCINLELWDKTKQYDRLGLEEETMRIIDTDITKYTVPVRPGRNLAVIIEVAAMNFRLKRMGVNAAEQFTNRLADVIEDGENEDI; via the coding sequence TTGGCTAAAGTTCGCACAAAAGATATCGTCGAGAAGTTTAAGTTGGAGCTTGTCGGCGGAGAAGAGGGTTTACATAGACCGATTACGACGAGTGATATTTCCCGTCCCGGACTCGAAATTGCAGGGTATTTCAACTACTATCCCGCCGAACGCATTCAATTACTGGGGAAGACCGAATTATCCTTCCTCGAATTGCTGGATGAAGCAGAACGCAAGCGCAGGATGGAAGCGCTCTGTACAGATATCACCCCTGGCATCATTATTTCGAGAGACCTGGAGATACCGGATGAGCTGGTGGAAGCGGCGAATCGTTATGATGTCCCTGTCATGCGTTCATCTATGAAAACGACAAGGTTTTCTTCAAGACTGACGAATTACTTGGAAAGTAAGCTTGCTCCTACTACGGCCATCCACGGTGTATTGGTCGACATCTATGGGGTCGGTGTATTGATCACTGGAAAAAGCGGCGTCGGGAAAAGTGAAACCGCCCTTGAGCTTGTGAAAAGAGGGCATCGCCTTGTGGCCGATGATTGTGTGGAAATCAGACAGGAAGACATGGATACATTGATCGGCAGTTCTCCTGAGCTGATCGAACATCTCCTTGAAATCCGGGGACTCGGGATCATCAATGTGATGACGCTGTTCGGAGCCGGAGCCGTGCGAAACTACAAACGCATTACCCTGTGCATCAATCTTGAGCTGTGGGATAAAACGAAACAATATGACCGCCTTGGACTGGAAGAAGAGACAATGAGAATCATCGATACGGATATTACGAAATATACCGTGCCGGTCCGCCCGGGACGAAATCTTGCCGTCATCATCGAAGTGGCTGCCATGAACTTCCGCCTGAAACGGATGGGCGTCAATGCTGCCGAACAATTTACAAACCGTCTGGCTGATGTGATTGAAGACGGGGAGAATGAAGATATCTAA
- a CDS encoding ATP phosphoribosyltransferase regulatory subunit, producing MTKLFMFEKPLGMRDTFPDLYEIKDQTKKKMEQAMKLWGYRFIETPSLEYYETVGEASAILDQQLFKLLDQQGHTLVLRPDMTAPIARIAASKLLKEEAPLRLAYSNSVFRAQQREGGRPAEFEQVGIECIGDDSVSADAEVIALMVSVLKEAGLEHFKISIGHIGFVQELFTQIVGTEERADTLRRYLYEKNYVGYRQHVNELALSSIDKERLFRFLQLRGSEDVLGEAHGLLEGGKGLGALEQLKDLWSILKDYEVEKYVKFDLSLVSHMSYYSGILFEVYGENVGFAIGNGGRYNKLLEKFGKNSGATGFGLRLDYVLEAMKVELSSTLQQCVLFSDERRKEAIGLARELRNEGVEVVLQNWKGVGDVDEFTKGFSNVHFVVGQDRKGGETS from the coding sequence ATGACTAAGTTATTTATGTTCGAGAAGCCATTGGGAATGAGAGATACATTTCCTGATTTATATGAGATCAAAGATCAGACGAAGAAGAAAATGGAACAGGCCATGAAGCTATGGGGTTACCGGTTCATTGAAACCCCGAGTCTGGAGTATTATGAGACCGTAGGGGAAGCATCGGCCATCCTCGATCAACAATTATTCAAGCTATTGGATCAACAGGGGCATACACTCGTGTTAAGGCCTGATATGACAGCTCCGATCGCGCGGATTGCAGCGTCGAAGCTATTAAAAGAAGAAGCGCCTCTCAGACTTGCCTATTCCAATTCAGTCTTCAGGGCCCAGCAGAGGGAAGGGGGCCGGCCGGCAGAATTCGAACAGGTGGGGATCGAATGCATCGGGGATGATTCCGTCAGCGCCGATGCCGAAGTGATCGCCCTTATGGTGTCGGTCCTCAAAGAAGCAGGCTTGGAGCATTTTAAGATTTCCATCGGGCATATCGGATTCGTACAGGAACTGTTCACTCAAATCGTCGGAACCGAAGAACGGGCAGATACGTTAAGAAGATATTTATATGAAAAAAATTATGTCGGATATCGTCAGCATGTCAACGAACTGGCCCTGTCATCCATCGATAAAGAACGGCTGTTCAGATTCCTGCAATTACGGGGATCGGAAGATGTGCTCGGTGAAGCACATGGCCTCCTCGAAGGAGGAAAAGGACTGGGTGCTCTGGAACAGCTGAAAGATCTGTGGAGTATTTTAAAGGATTATGAAGTCGAGAAATATGTGAAATTCGACTTGAGCCTTGTCAGCCACATGAGCTATTATTCCGGCATTTTATTTGAAGTGTACGGAGAGAATGTCGGGTTTGCCATCGGAAACGGCGGACGCTACAATAAGCTACTTGAAAAGTTTGGCAAGAATTCCGGGGCAACAGGCTTCGGGTTACGCCTTGACTATGTACTGGAAGCCATGAAGGTTGAATTATCTTCCACCCTTCAGCAGTGTGTACTGTTCAGTGATGAGCGCAGGAAAGAAGCCATCGGCTTGGCCCGTGAATTGAGAAATGAAGGGGTCGAGGTTGTGCTGCAGAACTGGAAGGGTGTAGGAGATGTGGATGAGTTCACGAAGGGTTTCAGCAACGTCCACTTTGTCGTGGGACAGGACCGGAAAGGCGGTGAGACATCATGA
- the hisIE gene encoding bifunctional phosphoribosyl-AMP cyclohydrolase/phosphoribosyl-ATP diphosphatase HisIE, with the protein MTNTDWITSVKYDDKGLVPAIVQDAATKDVLTLAYMNETSLRKTVETGETWFYSRSRQELWHKGETSGNTQTVENITWDCDQDALLVLVSKKGPACHKGEDSCFHEKVFGGESSSKENILLTLEKLIENREIERPQGAYTTYLFEEGVDKILKKVGEEASEVIIAAKNRDSEELKWEVADLFYHVLVLLREQELPLEDVLGILVERHNK; encoded by the coding sequence ATGACAAACACTGATTGGATCACATCCGTGAAGTATGACGACAAGGGCCTTGTGCCCGCCATCGTGCAGGATGCTGCAACGAAGGATGTACTCACATTAGCCTATATGAATGAAACATCACTTAGAAAAACCGTTGAGACCGGGGAGACTTGGTTCTATTCCCGGTCGCGTCAAGAACTTTGGCATAAGGGTGAAACGAGCGGGAATACACAAACGGTGGAGAATATCACGTGGGATTGCGATCAAGATGCCCTTCTGGTCCTCGTCTCGAAGAAAGGTCCTGCCTGCCATAAGGGTGAGGACAGCTGTTTCCACGAAAAAGTCTTTGGTGGGGAGAGTTCATCAAAAGAAAATATCCTTCTCACTCTGGAAAAACTGATCGAAAATCGTGAAATCGAGCGTCCCCAAGGAGCCTACACAACCTACCTGTTTGAAGAAGGAGTCGACAAAATCCTGAAAAAAGTAGGGGAAGAAGCTTCAGAAGTAATCATTGCCGCAAAAAACAGGGACAGTGAAGAGTTGAAATGGGAAGTCGCCGACCTTTTCTACCACGTACTCGTCCTACTAAGGGAACAAGAACTTCCACTCGAAGATGTGTTGGGTATCCTCGTGGAACGTCATAATAAATAA
- the hisF gene encoding imidazole glycerol phosphate synthase subunit HisF — protein MLTKRIIPCLDVKDGRVVKGIQFVELRDAGDPVELAKVYDEQGADELVFLDISASHEGRKTMVEVVQHVAAELAIPFTVGGGINSVEDMKAILRAGADKVSLNTAAVLRPELVREGADYFGSQCIVVAIDAKYDEGTKGWKVYTHGGRKLKDLDAVEWAKEVEALGAGEILLTSMDSDGEKRGFNLALTKAVSEAVSIPVIASGGAGNAGHFKDVFTEGKADAALAASIFHYKETSVEEVKSYLRKEEVHVR, from the coding sequence ATGTTAACGAAACGTATCATCCCTTGCCTGGACGTAAAGGACGGCCGGGTGGTAAAAGGCATCCAGTTCGTGGAACTGCGGGATGCGGGTGACCCCGTTGAGCTTGCCAAGGTATACGATGAGCAAGGTGCAGATGAACTGGTATTCCTGGATATATCCGCTTCACATGAAGGCCGAAAGACCATGGTCGAGGTCGTTCAGCATGTGGCAGCCGAATTGGCGATTCCTTTTACAGTGGGTGGAGGGATCAATTCGGTGGAGGATATGAAAGCGATCCTCCGGGCGGGGGCGGACAAGGTCTCCCTGAACACAGCAGCCGTGCTTCGGCCTGAGCTGGTCCGGGAAGGGGCCGATTACTTTGGATCCCAATGTATCGTAGTGGCGATTGATGCCAAATATGACGAAGGAACCAAGGGGTGGAAGGTATACACCCACGGAGGCAGGAAGCTGAAAGACCTTGATGCCGTTGAATGGGCGAAGGAAGTGGAAGCCCTCGGAGCGGGGGAAATCCTACTGACGAGCATGGACAGCGATGGAGAGAAGAGAGGTTTTAACCTGGCTCTTACAAAGGCAGTCAGCGAAGCGGTGTCGATTCCCGTGATCGCTTCCGGCGGTGCCGGGAATGCCGGTCACTTTAAAGACGTGTTCACTGAAGGGAAAGCCGATGCGGCCCTGGCAGCTTCCATTTTTCATTATAAAGAAACGAGTGTAGAAGAAGTAAAAAGCTACTTACGGAAAGAAGAGGTGCACGTACGATGA
- the hisD gene encoding histidinol dehydrogenase: MKIIRDSSGASIKRSVDSGTEEQRRAVQGIISSVKKDGDKAVREYTETFDGVHLENYKVSEKEIEEAFSSLDPEMVSIIEEAADNIRAFHAEQKRSSWFSTDEDGTMLGQKLTPLDSVGVYVPGGTAAYPSSVLMNVLPAKVAGVKRITMVSPPGKDGTLSPGVLVAAKVAGVEEIFKVGGAQAVAALAYGTESITPVDKITGPGNIYVALAKREVFGDVDIDMIAGPSEIVILADGNQRADEIAADLLSQAEHDALASAVLVTPSSALAEEVSAEVERQLATLPREEIARQSILDYGAIYVTGDIEEGISLVNELAAEHLEILTDKPFETMAKIRHAGAIFLGRYSSEPVGDYFAGPNHVLPTNGTARFSSPLNVDEFMKKTSVISYSETALKKNYEKIAKLARLEGLEAHARAVEIRFDKEK; encoded by the coding sequence GTGAAGATTATTAGGGATAGTAGCGGGGCGTCGATTAAGCGTTCTGTGGATAGTGGTACGGAGGAGCAGCGCAGGGCTGTCCAGGGGATCATTTCTTCCGTGAAAAAGGATGGAGACAAAGCCGTACGTGAGTATACAGAGACATTCGATGGTGTCCATTTGGAGAACTACAAAGTTTCCGAGAAAGAAATAGAAGAAGCATTTTCCTCTCTCGATCCGGAAATGGTCTCCATCATCGAAGAAGCGGCGGATAATATTCGTGCCTTTCATGCAGAGCAAAAGAGGTCATCATGGTTCAGTACAGATGAAGACGGAACGATGTTAGGTCAAAAGCTCACACCCCTCGATTCGGTCGGTGTGTACGTTCCGGGTGGGACGGCAGCCTATCCTTCGTCCGTATTGATGAATGTACTGCCGGCAAAGGTAGCAGGGGTAAAAAGAATTACCATGGTTTCACCTCCAGGCAAGGACGGGACGTTATCTCCAGGGGTTCTCGTGGCCGCAAAGGTAGCAGGAGTAGAGGAAATCTTTAAAGTCGGTGGTGCTCAAGCCGTTGCTGCGCTGGCATACGGGACGGAATCGATCACACCTGTGGATAAGATCACGGGGCCGGGAAACATTTACGTCGCCCTGGCAAAACGGGAAGTGTTCGGTGATGTGGATATTGATATGATTGCAGGACCGAGTGAAATCGTGATCCTGGCCGACGGAAATCAGCGTGCTGATGAAATCGCGGCAGACCTTCTTTCCCAGGCGGAGCATGATGCCCTTGCTTCAGCAGTCCTCGTGACCCCTTCATCGGCACTTGCGGAAGAAGTATCCGCTGAGGTTGAGCGTCAACTGGCCACTCTGCCGCGTGAAGAGATCGCCCGTCAATCCATCCTCGATTACGGTGCCATTTATGTGACGGGAGATATAGAAGAAGGGATCAGCCTCGTCAATGAGCTCGCGGCTGAGCATCTGGAAATCTTGACGGATAAGCCTTTTGAAACGATGGCGAAAATTCGCCACGCCGGGGCGATCTTCCTCGGGCGATACAGCTCTGAGCCTGTCGGTGATTATTTTGCAGGACCGAATCATGTTCTGCCGACGAACGGGACAGCCCGTTTCTCAAGTCCGTTGAATGTGGATGAATTTATGAAGAAGACAAGTGTCATCTCCTATAGCGAAACGGCACTGAAGAAAAACTACGAAAAAATCGCGAAACTTGCCCGCTTAGAGGGCCTTGAAGCCCATGCGAGGGCAGTGGAGATTCGATTCGATAAAGAAAAATAG